The sequence below is a genomic window from Fibrobacter sp. UWB10.
GGGTCGTAAATGTCGATGCGAGATACGTTTACCGAAACCGGGACCGTAAAGTCAAATTCGTCTTTCCAACGACGGATTTGGGCGGCAGCCTCGTTCCATACATAGTTGTCGACCATCTGGATTAGGCCGTTTGATTCGAACAGGGGAATAAAGTCGCCCGGGTTGATAAAACCGAGTGAGGGGTGAATCCAGCGGATAAGGGCTTCGGCGCTGCGCAGGTGCGGCTTATCGCCTTGAATGGCGTACTTCGGCTGGTAGTAGACCTTTAAGTCCTTATGTTCAATTGCATCGTAAATGTCACGAATCAGGCGCTCTTCACGCAAGTGCTTGCTATGCAGTCCGCTGTTGTAGAATGCAATCGAATTCGTGAAATTCCCGCCAATGCGGTCGCAAGCGTTTTTGGCGCGGTCAAACCAAGATTCGGGGTCCAAGTTTCGTTCGACATATTGCCATACACCGATTCGAATACGGATGTTGTTGACTTTGGCGACCTTTGCAAGCATGCTTTGGAGTGCTTCTTGTAAATCCCCGTAATTTTCCTGGTGAATGCAGTAAACGTAAAATACGTCGGCTCCTGCTCGACAGGCGATCGCGTTCAGGGTTGCAAGTGTTTGCTGTAGGTAGTTGCCGATTTGCGAAAGAATTTGGTCGCCGACTCCACGTCCGTAAATTTCGTTAATCAGTCGAAAGTGCTCTATATCGATAACGATGGCGTCGCGGTCTGACCCCATGTCCAGGGGCATAATCTGCTTCAGGTATTCAAAGAAGTAGTCAATGGTATAAAGCCCCGTGAGTTTGTCCTTTTCGGTCTGTTGCACCAGGTTCTTGCTTTCGTACAGCGCCATGGTGTGCTCGCAACGGGCGAGAATAACGTCGGGGGAGTTCAGGGGCTTTCGTATAAATTCGTCGGCGCCCAGTTTGTAACACCCGTTGTCATCGCCTTCTCCTGTAATGACGATAACGGGAATGTTCTGCAAAAAGCTTTGGGCGCTTCGTTGCTTTAAAAATTCGATGCAGGCGTCGTCGGGCAGTTCCAGTTCTAGTAAAATAAGGGAATAGGTCGTGGGGGCGTCCATCAACAAAAGCAAGGCTTCTTGCGTATTGCCGACTACGGTGATATTGTAAGACTCTTCCAGGACATTCTGGAGAATTTCCTGGCAATTCGGATCGTCTTCGATCACCATTATATTTTGTCTACTCTTAAACGAGGCCATCGTATTTTCTCACTTCGTAAGATAAATATATGTTTTTGGCGGCCGTCTTTTTTTGTGAATGCAAAAAAAAACACCCTGCCGAAGCAGGGTGTCCAAACTCTTGGTTTGAGTGGTTACTACCTGGAGTAGTATTCCACGACGAGCTGTTCTTCCAGCTTGACCGGAATCTGTTCGCGGAGCGGGAGCTTCACGAGCGTGCCTTCCATCTTGCCGGCGTCGACAGTCACGTATTCAGGGACAGCCGGAGCGTTAGCAATGGCTTCCTTGATCTGCACGTGTTCCTTAGAGCCTTCGCGAACTGCAATCACGTCACCGGCCTTGATCTGGCGAGACGGAGAGTAGCTGCGGACACCGTTCACGGTGAAGTGACCGTGAGCGACATACTGGCGAGCTGCAAAAATCGTGCGAGCAAAACCCATGCGGTAGACAAGGGCGTCAAGACGGGTTTCGAGCAAGATCATCAGGTTGTCACCAGCAGAACCGGCGCGACGGTTGGCTTCGTCATAAGCCTTGGCCAACTGAGCTTCGGAAATGTTGTAGGTGAAACGCAGACGCTGCTTTTCGACGAGCTGCTGCTTGTACACGGAAGAAGACTTCTTGCGGGTCTGGCCATGCTGGCCGGGTGCAAAGTTACGGCGATCGAGAGCCTTCTGAGTCTTCTGAGAGACGGCGAGTCCGAGAGAACGGGCTACCTTACCTTTTGGTCCACGGAAAGAGGACATTTTTACCTCGTTAAAGGAAGCTCTTTGGTTAACATGCATGTTGGCAGAGCTTGGCGCGACATGCACTCATTGGTGCGACATATATAGAAATAAATCTGCCGTTTTTCAACTGAATCACCCCAAAAACAGCCCGAACCACCCCTTTAGGTCGCCACTTTATTATATTAGGGCCATGGATTGGAACGAAAATCAGCTAAAAGAACCGCGTTTGATTGATATCCCTATTGCCCACGACCAGCGGGGTAACCTGAGTGTGGTCGAGGGGGGCGAACTGGTGCCCTTCGATATCAAGCGCGTGTATTACCTGTATGACGTTCCCGGTGGAACGACCCGTGGTGGGCATGCTCATCGTAACTTGCGTCAGCTGATTATTGCCGCTAGTGGCAGTTTTGACGTGATTTTGGATGACGGCAAGAAACGTTCCAAGTATTCTTTGAACCGTTCTTACCATGGTCTTTATATTCCGACTATGCACTGGCGTGAAATCGAAAACTTCTCGTCGGGCGCGGTGTGTATGGTGCTTGCGTCGGAACATTACGATGAATCCGACTACATCTACGATTACGAAGACTTTGTAAAAGAGGTCGGCAAGATTTAATATGAAATGTGTAATCTCACATTCCACATTTCACATTTTACATCTATTTTTCGAACCTGGTATTTACGCAGGGGAGTGCTCCGAACGATTCCTTGAAATGGTAAAGGTTTTCGTTTAAGTATTCGCCGCCATCTTCGGTAGAAATACCCCACGAAAAATTCTTAGCTCCGTTGCGGGCCGCTTCGCGCAAGGCATTTATGAGCATTGCGGTTGATGCATTTGTATCTCGCTGGCTGTCGTCGGGCGCAAGATACTGGAAATGGTATACCTTGGCTTGCTTGAAAACAAAAATCATCATGCCCGACAGATAAACGCCGTCTTTCCATACCCCGCGGAATAAAATTTCTTCGGGGAATCTTTGCTTTAAATCGCGCAGCTCGGCAATCGTATGCACGGGCTTCGTGTTGTGACGCGCTTTGGAAAGAGTCAGGAACTCGTAGAATTTTTCCATTTCGGAATCAGGAAGTTCGCCGTAAGTCAAGCCGTATTTTTCGGTTTGCCTAAAGCTGTAACGGCATTTCCCGTTGCAATTTTCCAAGGGGTCAGTGAGTTCGCTTAACGGCGTGAAACAGCTGAGTTCGGAATGTCTGCTGTAGCCCTTGTGCTCTAGAGCGTAGTCCAACAAGTCTGTTGGCGCTGTAGCAAAAAGCGGTGCAGTGGGTTTTAACACAATGCCCTTGAAATGGGAGACGATATAGTTGTCGATTTCGTCTAGAATTTTAAGGACTTTTCCGCCGGAATAAAAATCTTTCGAAATGATGGGGCCACCAAAGGTGGTGCCCTGATGCGATACGAATTTGCCGTCTATGTTGCAACCGGGAACGACCGCGGCGATCACTCCGCTTTTCTCGATAAAGAAAGAGGCGTCTGTAAAGCGCCCTTCAGGGTGGTAATTCAAGAATTTGCGCGTTTGCAAAAAAGTCCCGTTCATGGATTCTTCCATGACAAATCGATCCCAGCGGGATTCTCTTTCGGGGCTGTAAGGCAAAATTTCGTACATATCCTTTAAAATAGTAAATTCCTAACCACTAATCACTGTCTACTGTCTACTTTCTACATCCTACTATTTTTCTATTTTCTCAAACAATGATGAATGTCCCGTTTTATTCGCTGGATTATGTGAATCGCGCTTTAGGCGATGCCCTGCGCGAGTCTTTTTCTGATGTTCTTGATTCAAAGTGGTTTATTCGCGGAAATCGCTGCCGCGAGTTTGAAGACGCCTTTGCCGCCTATTGCGGGAAAAAGGCATGTGTCGGAGTCGGAAATGGGCTTGACGCTTTGACCTTGATGCTGAAGGCTTCGATTATCCTGGGGCGTATTGCCGAAGGCGACGAAGTGATTGTGCCGGCGAATACCTTTGTGGCGACTGTTTTGGCGGTGCGTGCCGCAGGACTTGTTCCTGTTTTGGTTGAACCGGATCCTGTAACTTGCAATCTGAATGTGCAACACTTGCAAGAGGCGTGCTCTGAAAAGACCCGCGCTATTATCGCGGTGCATTTGTATGGCCGCTTGGCAGATATGCCTGCAATTTGTGAATTTGCAAAGGCGAAAGGCTTGCTCGTATTCGAAGATGCGGCCCAAGCTCACGGAGCTTGCGGCGAGTCCTATTCGTCTAATGCTGCGGCCTATAGCTTTTATCCGACCAAAAACCTCGGCGCCATGGGCGATGGGGGAGCGGTAGTAACCGATGACGTAGAACTTGCCCAAGTGGTAAAGTCTCTCGGTAATTACGGCTCTGTCGAAAAGTATGTGAACGAATTTGTAGGCGTAAATTCCCGCCTCGACGAGGTTCAGGCTGCGGTACTGCTGGCAAAGCTCCCGCATCTGGATTCCTGGAACAAGCGCCGTCAAGAAATTGCGGCCCGCTATTGTGCCGAAATCAAGAACCCGTTGGTGCGTGTGACTCTAGTTCCTGCGAATCCGCAGTCGCATGTATGGCACGTGTTCCCGGTATTTTGCGAAACTCGAGATGATTTGCAAATGTTCTTGAAAGGTCGCGGTGTAGAAACGCTGATTCATTATCCGATTCCGCCGCATTTGCAGCAAGCCTTTAGTGGGTCAACATCCCGTGGGGAACTTCGTCACGGAAAACTTCCGGTTGCCGAAAGACTTGCAAAGACCGAACTCAGCATTCCCATGGGTCCGTCCATGACCGAAGATCAAGTTTCCTATGTCGTAGAATCGCTCAATGCCTATGCCCGCTAATCCGAATTTTACAAAGCTTTTTGCCGGTTCTGGTGCGGTTACGCTGTTCAATGCGCTTCGTGCTTTTGTTATCAACAAGTTGCTTGCCATCTTTCTGCCACCGGCTGCATTTGCCTGCGTGGGGCAGTTCCTGAACCTAATGTGCATTGGCCAGGCTACGTCTTCTTTGGCATTGCAGAATGGCTGGACGGCCTTGACTTCTCAGAACAAGGATAACCGAGAAAAATTGATGGGTGTCTGGCGTGGCGGTGTCCGCTTGACGACGTTTGCAAGTCTGCTTACGTTTGTCGTGGCGCTCCTGTTCTGCTTTATGGCGCCTCTCGAAACGCTTTTGCCCGGAGTCCCGACTCGCTTGGCGCAGGCGGCAATCTTGTTTGCTTTGCCGGGTGTTTTTGCGACAAACATCATTACGATTACGGCCGCCGTCATGAATGGTCTTGGCGAAAATCGCAAGTGGGCGCTTATCAATATCGTGACTTCGGTATGGCAAATGCTGTGGGTGGCGTTCTTCTTGTATACGGGTCGCTTGTCGGTGCTTTCGATTATCGCTACCCAGTCCATTGTGGCTGCTATTTTTGCCATCCAGATTTCTAGTCGCGCTGGTTTTAGCGTCAAGCAAATTTGGAAGTCGGCTCTCGATACCCGTGGTCCGTGGATGTCGTATGCTTTAATGGGCCTTATTCCTATGGTGCTTTCTCCGTTGGTGTTGACGTTTATTCGAACAACGGTTGCATCAAATTTTGGAAATGATGCCGCCGGTATTTGGCAGAGCGTCTGGAAGGTTTCTGATTTTCTGTTTATGGCCATGTCTGCGATTTTGACGGTAATCTTGCTGCCGCGCGTGTCGCCCAAAATGAACCGCCATGATTTCTTTGCCATGTTGCATCCGCTTTTACTCCGCATTATGGGAATTTCGCTTGTCATGGTCTTGGCCCTTTATTTTTGCCGTGGAATCTTGGTGCAAGTGCTGTTTTCGCAGGCATATATGGGGGCGGTCGATTATCTGCCATTCCAGTTGGTGGGCGATTTCTTTAGAGCCGGTGGCTTCGCGCTTGCGCTGGTGCTGATTGCCCGTGCCGAAACCACGAAGTTTCTAGTGATTGAAATATGTGCAGAATTACTACTTGCCGTGGGAACGTTTGTTGGAATTCGCCTGTTTGATTTTAACGGGCCCATGATGGCGTACGCCTTTGAAAATCTGGTTTACGTGATTGTGCTCTATGTCGTTGTGCGGAGGCTTAAGTGGAATATTCAGTAACGAACATGTTTGCCGAAAAAATGACGGAAAATGTTTACGTGAAGGCCTTTGCACAAGGTTCAGAAATGGAACAGCGTGAACTTCCGCCACTTGTTTCGGTACTCTTGCCCAGCTACAATCACGAAAAGTATGTTGAAGCCGCCGTGCGCTCGGTCATGGAGCAAAAGGGCGTTGCTTTTGAATTGATTGTCGTCGATGACGGAAGTTCCGATAGCTCTCCGCAGATTCTTGAACGCCTGCAAAAGGAATTTGGCTTTCATTACGTACATCGCCCGAACAAGGGAATCGTTCCGACGATGATTGAACTCCTTTCGTTGGCGAAGGGCAAGTATTTCTGTTCGATTGCTTCTGACGACATGATGCCGCCCGATCGTTTGCGGATTCAAAGTCAGTATATGGAAACCCATCGTGGTAAGCCCGTATGCTTTGGGCAGGTGGTGCGCATGGATGCCGAAGGCAATCTTGATAGCGAACGTGATCCGCGGTATACGACGGCTGTTCCAGAGGTGACTTTTGCAGATATTTTCTTAGGGAAAAAGGAACTTCATGGCTGCACAGAAATGATCGATTGCGAAACTTTCCGTGCGATGGGTGGTTTCAATGCGGACTTCGTGATTGAAGATTTCCAAATGATGCTCAAATTCCTTTATCACTACGAGCCACTGCCTGTTCTTGATACGGTGTGCTGCTATTACCGCACGCATTCGACCAATGTTTCTGGTGATAAGAACTGGCTTTATGAAAATACGCTCAAGGTTTTAGACCAGTATTCTTCGCACAAGCTTTATAAAGAAGCTCGCCGCATTTGGATGTCACACTGGTTTTCTGCCTTGTGCTATGCCAATAAGAAAGAAGCTTTGCGCAAGTTGCCGGAATTGTGGTCGTTCTCGCTTCCGTTCCTCAAGCGCTTCCCGAAACTCTTTATTCCGAAATTCTTGCTCAAGCGTTAGTTCTTGGGTTGCTTGAATAGCGCCTTCAATTTCTGCAAGGTTCCAAGTATTCCAAGCGCCTGCAGGTTTGTCCATAGGGCAAGCGGAATTGATAACGCTTTAGCGATGGGTCGCGGGAACTTGGCGAACAGCATTTGCCTGCGGGCGATTCCCTTTCGCACCGATTCGGGGCGCCAGCTGCTGCTGAAATGGTGAATACTGAAGGAATCTTTTGTCGCGCGGATTTTTCCGTCGATAAAGCTCTTGGGCGAAAATGCGCTTTCCGGCAAGATTTTCAGGTCTTT
It includes:
- a CDS encoding glycosyltransferase family 2 protein, with product MEYSVTNMFAEKMTENVYVKAFAQGSEMEQRELPPLVSVLLPSYNHEKYVEAAVRSVMEQKGVAFELIVVDDGSSDSSPQILERLQKEFGFHYVHRPNKGIVPTMIELLSLAKGKYFCSIASDDMMPPDRLRIQSQYMETHRGKPVCFGQVVRMDAEGNLDSERDPRYTTAVPEVTFADIFLGKKELHGCTEMIDCETFRAMGGFNADFVIEDFQMMLKFLYHYEPLPVLDTVCCYYRTHSTNVSGDKNWLYENTLKVLDQYSSHKLYKEARRIWMSHWFSALCYANKKEALRKLPELWSFSLPFLKRFPKLFIPKFLLKR
- a CDS encoding GNAT family N-acetyltransferase, translating into MYEILPYSPERESRWDRFVMEESMNGTFLQTRKFLNYHPEGRFTDASFFIEKSGVIAAVVPGCNIDGKFVSHQGTTFGGPIISKDFYSGGKVLKILDEIDNYIVSHFKGIVLKPTAPLFATAPTDLLDYALEHKGYSRHSELSCFTPLSELTDPLENCNGKCRYSFRQTEKYGLTYGELPDSEMEKFYEFLTLSKARHNTKPVHTIAELRDLKQRFPEEILFRGVWKDGVYLSGMMIFVFKQAKVYHFQYLAPDDSQRDTNASTAMLINALREAARNGAKNFSWGISTEDGGEYLNENLYHFKESFGALPCVNTRFEK
- a CDS encoding FdtA/QdtA family cupin domain-containing protein, whose protein sequence is MDWNENQLKEPRLIDIPIAHDQRGNLSVVEGGELVPFDIKRVYYLYDVPGGTTRGGHAHRNLRQLIIAASGSFDVILDDGKKRSKYSLNRSYHGLYIPTMHWREIENFSSGAVCMVLASEHYDESDYIYDYEDFVKEVGKI
- the rpsD gene encoding 30S ribosomal protein S4 produces the protein MSSFRGPKGKVARSLGLAVSQKTQKALDRRNFAPGQHGQTRKKSSSVYKQQLVEKQRLRFTYNISEAQLAKAYDEANRRAGSAGDNLMILLETRLDALVYRMGFARTIFAARQYVAHGHFTVNGVRSYSPSRQIKAGDVIAVREGSKEHVQIKEAIANAPAVPEYVTVDAGKMEGTLVKLPLREQIPVKLEEQLVVEYYSR
- a CDS encoding DegT/DnrJ/EryC1/StrS family aminotransferase, giving the protein MMNVPFYSLDYVNRALGDALRESFSDVLDSKWFIRGNRCREFEDAFAAYCGKKACVGVGNGLDALTLMLKASIILGRIAEGDEVIVPANTFVATVLAVRAAGLVPVLVEPDPVTCNLNVQHLQEACSEKTRAIIAVHLYGRLADMPAICEFAKAKGLLVFEDAAQAHGACGESYSSNAAAYSFYPTKNLGAMGDGGAVVTDDVELAQVVKSLGNYGSVEKYVNEFVGVNSRLDEVQAAVLLAKLPHLDSWNKRRQEIAARYCAEIKNPLVRVTLVPANPQSHVWHVFPVFCETRDDLQMFLKGRGVETLIHYPIPPHLQQAFSGSTSRGELRHGKLPVAERLAKTELSIPMGPSMTEDQVSYVVESLNAYAR
- a CDS encoding O-antigen translocase, whose amino-acid sequence is MPMPANPNFTKLFAGSGAVTLFNALRAFVINKLLAIFLPPAAFACVGQFLNLMCIGQATSSLALQNGWTALTSQNKDNREKLMGVWRGGVRLTTFASLLTFVVALLFCFMAPLETLLPGVPTRLAQAAILFALPGVFATNIITITAAVMNGLGENRKWALINIVTSVWQMLWVAFFLYTGRLSVLSIIATQSIVAAIFAIQISSRAGFSVKQIWKSALDTRGPWMSYALMGLIPMVLSPLVLTFIRTTVASNFGNDAAGIWQSVWKVSDFLFMAMSAILTVILLPRVSPKMNRHDFFAMLHPLLLRIMGISLVMVLALYFCRGILVQVLFSQAYMGAVDYLPFQLVGDFFRAGGFALALVLIARAETTKFLVIEICAELLLAVGTFVGIRLFDFNGPMMAYAFENLVYVIVLYVVVRRLKWNIQ
- a CDS encoding EAL domain-containing response regulator, whose translation is MVIEDDPNCQEILQNVLEESYNITVVGNTQEALLLLMDAPTTYSLILLELELPDDACIEFLKQRSAQSFLQNIPVIVITGEGDDNGCYKLGADEFIRKPLNSPDVILARCEHTMALYESKNLVQQTEKDKLTGLYTIDYFFEYLKQIMPLDMGSDRDAIVIDIEHFRLINEIYGRGVGDQILSQIGNYLQQTLATLNAIACRAGADVFYVYCIHQENYGDLQEALQSMLAKVAKVNNIRIRIGVWQYVERNLDPESWFDRAKNACDRIGGNFTNSIAFYNSGLHSKHLREERLIRDIYDAIEHKDLKVYYQPKYAIQGDKPHLRSAEALIRWIHPSLGFINPGDFIPLFESNGLIQMVDNYVWNEAAAQIRRWKDEFDFTVPVSVNVSRIDIYDPELENKFCNILEQNKLTPNEYMIEITESAYSDNAQGLIDVLNSMRSKGFHIEMDDFGTGYSSLGMLTELPIDILKIDMSFVRNMEKHEKNKRMVELIIDIAKFLKVPCVAEGVETESQLQTLKRMGCDVIQGYYFSKPVPPEEFVKFIEKEKSLWTK